A single genomic interval of Arachis duranensis cultivar V14167 chromosome 7, aradu.V14167.gnm2.J7QH, whole genome shotgun sequence harbors:
- the LOC107459057 gene encoding cyclase-associated protein 1 → MDEKLIQRLESAVVRLEALSTRFPAAASPGDASDVPDSAALDPSIVAYDDLMDQYLARVSAAAEKIGGQVLDVTKVLHEAFSVQKQLLIKVKQSQKPDLAGLAEFLKPLNEVIMKATAMTEGRRSDFFNHLKAAADSLSALAWIAFTGKDCGMSMPIAHVEESWQMAEFYSNKVLVEYRNKDPNHVEWAKSLKELYLPGLRDYVKGFYPLGPVWSATGKSIAPTKAAAAPPPPPPPASLFSSESSQPSSSKPKDGMSAVFQQLSTGNVTAGLRKVTDDMKTKNRADRTGAVAISEKESRVASHAFSKVGPPKLELQMGRKWVVENQIGKKDLIIEDCDAKQSVYVYGCKDSILHIQGKVNNITIDKCTKMGVVFKDVVAAFEIVNCNGVEVQCQGSAPTISVDNTSGCQLYLSKDSLETSISTAKSSEINVLVPGAEPAGDWVEHSLPQQYIHMFKDGCFETTPASHSGG, encoded by the exons ATGGATGAGAAGCTCATACAAAGGCTTGAATCCGCGGTGGTCCGCTTGGAGGCCCTATCCACCAGATTCCCTGCTGCCGCTTCACCGGGAGATGCTTCCGATGTGCCTGATTCGGCGGCGCTCGACCCTTCCATCGTTGCTTACGACGATCTGATGGACCAGTATTTGGCTAGGGTTTCAGCTGCCGCTGAGAAGATTGGAGGACAAGTCTTGGACGTCACAAAGGTTTTGCACGAAGCTTTTTCTGTTCAGAAGCAGCTTCTGATTAAAGTCAAGCAAAGTCAA AAACCTGACCTTGCTGGGTTGGCTGAGTTTCTGAAACCTTTAAATGAAGTGATCATGAAAGCTACTGCAatgacagaaggaaggagatcAGATTTTTTTAACCACTTGAAGGCTGCTGCTGACAGCCTCTCAGCTCTAGCATGGATTGCATTTACAGGGAAGGATTGTG GTATGAGTATGCCCATTGCACATGTGGAAGAAAGTTGGCAAATGGCTGAGTTTTATAGCAACAAG GTGCTTGTAGAGTATAGAAACAAAGACCCAAATCATGTTGAATGGGCCAAATCTCTGAAAGAGTTATATCTACCTGGTTTGAGAGATTACGTCAAGGGGTTTTATCCTTTGGGCCCTGTATGGAGTGCAACAGGAAAAAGTATTGCTCCGACAAAAGCTGCTgctgctcctcctcctcctcctccacctGCTTCTCTCTTTAGTTCTGAATCTTCTCAACCTTCATCTTCCAAGCCAAAAGATGGGATGTCTGCTGTTTTCCAACAACTCAGCACTGGGAATGTCACTGCAG GTTTGAGAAAGGTTACAGATGATATGAAAACAAAAAACCGGGCAGATAGAACTGGAGCTGTTGCCATTAGTGAAAAAGAAAGTCGTGTGGCTTCTCATGCATTTTCTAAAGTAGGACCCCCAAAGCTCGAGCTTCAAATGGGCCGCAA GTGGGTTGTTGAGAATCAAATTGGAAAAAAGGACTTGATCATTGAAGATTGTGATGCAAAGCAGTCTGTTTATGTTTATGGATGCAAAGATTCGATTTTGCATATTCAAG GCAAGGTCAACAATATCACTATTGACAAGTGCACAAAGATGGGAGTTGTATTTAAG GATGTTGTTGCAGCTTTTGAGATTGTAAACTGCAATGGCGTTGAGGTGCAATGTCAG GGTTCAGCTCCAACAATATCGGTGGACAACACTTCTGGCTGCCAGCTTTATTTGAGCAAAGATTCCCTAGAGACATCCATATCTACTGCCAAATCAAGTGAGATCAATGTGCTGGTACCTGGTGCCGAGCCTGCTGGTGATTGG gTGGAGCACTCTTTGCCTCAACAATATATTCATATGTTCAAGGACGGCTGTTTTGAGACGACTCCCGCCTCCCACTCTGGAGGTTAA